CTGAAAAAGAGAAAGACAGTTTTATTTTCTCCAGTACCGATGTCTTATTTACTTCTTTCTTTACTACTTCAAATCGTGAATCTTTCGAGATGAAGGAAAAGATCACCACCGGCGTACAGGCTACCAGACCATTAATCAACGCGGCGATTTCTATCGAGTATTTGGAGATCCAGGCGCCAAGGAATATCGCCAGATAAAAGCTGCAATTCCCCCACTGATATATATCTGAGAAAATACCGGTCTTTCGCTCCTGATTTAATGAAGAACGATAGATGACCGATAGGTTGGTTCCGGAGTAAAAGCTGTTTGCCAGCCCGATAAAAATCCAGGTAATCGCCATGGCAAAAAAACCATCGAGCGCCCAGGCCATCATGCCGCCGATGCCTTTGAAAAGGCCGGCCAGAAGCAGCGCGCTTTTGTTGCCGAATCTATCGGTAAACAGACCGCTGGGTACCTCGGCAACCACCATGGAAAAAGCGAGGATACTCTGAATCATGAAAACTTCGCTTACCGATAGCCCTTTATGGATCAAAAATGGGAAGGTAATCCCATTTAAAAGCAGAAATCCCCAGGGTATGGAAACCAGCCGTATTAAATTAACATCCTTGATACTATAAACCATACCACGTCACCTGTGCTCGTTATCAACCAATCTCTATCGCTATTTGCTTCATGATTGCATTCACTTTGTCATCCAACAGAGCCACATCGTCTGACGCAGTTATAACAAAACCAAATCTGTCGGCATTGCTTCTGATGCGATTGACCTTAAATGGTGTTGATGAAGAAATGAAAACGTCAGCATCAATATCATCAGGAACATGAATATTTGTTATCGTTCCACCCTGCTCAGAATATAACGCTCGTGCTATCGAAACATATTTAGGAATAGGTCTGGATGCTGAGAACCCATTAACAAAAAGATCGATAATCACATCATCGAGAGAACCTCCCAACGCGCGTGAAATATTACTCGGCGCCGGACCGTTGGGGAATCGCGGGTTGACTTCAACCAGATAGACCTGATTATCTCGCACCAGATACTCGATATGGAACGCGCCAAATGACATATCGATCGCCCGGATAATCTCCCGGCTGGCCTGATATAAAAGGGCTTCGAAGGGCCGATAAGGGAAAATGCCGCCCAGCTCTACGCAATCGCCTTCTCCGCCAAGCAGGCGGCTGCTGCATCCCAAAAAGTGAACCCCGATGCGATCAACAAAGCCTTCGACGCTAATCAGTTCGGCATCTTCGATAAGATGCTCAACAATATAGGGAAAATCGAATCTGTCCGTCTCTTGCCGAAAGAAATCATCCACGTCGGACTGAGCATAAAACTTGTGGACCCCCAGCGAGCTGTGCCCTAACAACGGTTTGAATATTAATGGAAAACCGACAAGCTCAGACAGCACAACATCATGCATATTCTCCCGACTTTCTATCCTGGCGAACGCAGGCTGCTTGACGGTGGTCGCCGCCACCAGCTTGCGCGTCGCCTGCTTATCGCGGCAACTCACCAGCACGTCAACGGGGGTATGCGGCAAGTCCAACTGGCGGGCGACATCGGCGCCGATTTCAATGTACTGATCAGAAAGCGTAATTACTGCAACCGGCCGGAAAGGCAATGCCGCCAGAATATCCTGCGGAGCCAGGCAGGGCACCGTCAATAACGTCGCCTCGATATGCTGTTCCCGCAGGCGCTGTCGCCACTCGTCACCCTGCACTGTAGCAATAACGGGATGATATCCACGGGCAATCGCCGCGTTTAAAATCCCTGTCGGGTTCATTCCCCGGGTTTCAATAAAAAGGATATGTTCCATTATTTCCCTCCACGACGGGCAGTGATGCCACTGCCCGTCGGGTTATTTATTCCGTTACATTCACCTGATAATATTTTCCATCATAGGATGAAGCAAAAAACGCATTCTTCTTATTGCTCCAGCATAAGGATGAAATACCCGCATGGGTGGGACGTTTGGGCAAACCAATCCATTTTTTATCTGCGACCGAATAGATATCGACGACTCCCACGTAGCTGCCGCAGGCAATAAATAACCCGTCATCACTGGCGGCTACGCATTTAATTGAGTTGGTATGACGACTTTTCACCTTGCTGGTGTTGTCATTATTCCCCCACAAACCAAGGTGCAAGTCGCGGGATATCGTGGCAAACCCATGAGCGAAAGGAGAACAGTCATTCAGTATTCCATCATGGGCGCCATGAATAACCTTCACGATTGCCAGTTTATCAGGATCGATAATGCTTAATTCACCATCGGCGCATCCGCCGAAAAGCGATGTGCCATCATACGAAATGCCTTTAATCGCATTGCTGTGTGCTTTAATCACGGTCACATATTCAAAGCGCTCATTTTCCGAAAAGACGAAAATATTGCCCGAATAGGTGCCTACCGCCAGCAGGGTGTCGTCGTTTGATGAAAAACTGACGCCACAGTTAATGGGTGAGTCAAGATCATACAGTTTCTCGCCGGTAACGGCGTCATACAGTGTCGCGGTCTGCCCGCCGCATACCAGACGTGATTTAAAACGGGTAATGAAATTACACAGCGAACCAGGCCCGCCAATATCCTGACCATTTTTAAGCGTGCGCCCGGCATCACCAATCGCATAGATATCATCGCCTTCAATATGAATGGAATTCAGGCTTTGGGACGGGATGAGTTCGCTGTTCATCCATTGTTTGGTATAGGGATTCCAGGCCAGATAACTGGAAGCGAATGTGCCGATAACCAGCGTATTATCGTCCAGAAACGCCACCGAACGCGGCCAGGCGATCTTCGGCAATTCGGTTTCGTTCACTTTTTCCAACTGATCATAGCCGACCAATTCCCAGATGATCAGCCGACCATCATAGGATGTCGTGGCAAACAGGCTGGCGTCTTTATTGATGGCAATTTTTTTGACCGCGGAATTATGAGCTTTGATTTTGGTTTCACCGTCCTCGCGGATCAGAGAAATATAGCCTTCATTGTCGCCGACAATCTTGGTTTTGGCCGAAATATGGGCGATGGCATCAATATCGGTATTGCCGTTGCTGACAATATTAATTTGCTCCCCGGTTTTGATATCCCAGGTTCTGACGGTGCCGTCCATTCCGACCGAGGTCAGCGTTAAACTGTCATGCGACCAGTCAAAACTTTCAATGATATTTTCATGACCGACCATCCGGCTAACCAGATTACCGTCCAGATCCGATACCGTCAGCGTACAGTCGTAAGAGCAGGTGGCGATATATTCGCCCGATGGGCTGAAGTCGGCTTTCAGTACATCGTCCTGATGAAAATTGATGACCTTCTGCAACCGCATTTCAGGTAGCTGCCATATGCGGGCGCTATAATCGCTGCTGGCGGAAACCAGCTTCGTACCGCATGGCGAGAACGCACACTGGTTCACCAGGTGGTCGTGCGTCCCCATTGCAATTGCGTTATGCGTCTGTGCATCCCAAAGAATCAGGCGGTTGTCATAACCTGCAGTAGCAACATAACGATTTTTATAAGCAGCGATGCCGCTGATTGGCGCTGTATGAATCATATCCTTATCCTTCATGATTGAGCGAGCCGGAAGCCCATTGCAAAGATTTCACGATCAAAGCGGGGGAACTTGCCGTGACGACGCGCATTGCGCGCCAGGTCGGCAAATCTGGCAAAGCTGCCGCCACGGGCAACCCGATAGGTTTCTGTCGTTTCATTCAGGTGGTCTTTCTGACGCTCCCCACCCGGATAAACGTAATAATCGTCAGCTACGTATTCCTCGACATTCCCCGCCATGTCCATAACGCCGAAGGGGGACTGTCCACCAGGAAACATGCCGACCGGGGTTGTGGTATAAATGCCGGTTTCAACCGTGTTCAGCCGTGAAGCATCAAATACATCGCCCCACGGAAATTCGCGCGGCACGCCCCCCGATGCAGCCAATTCCCACTCGGCTTCGGTAGGCAAACGATAATTTCCCTGCGTTTTCCGGTTCAGCCAGGCAATATATTTTTCAATATCGTCGAGCGTTACGCTGTAAACCGGGTGATTGGCCTTCTCAACCGGAAATTGCCCTAAACGCCACGAACTCGGCAGCCCGGTGTGTTTCGTCTCCAGCAAGAAAGCGCGGTATTCGGCATTGGTAACCGGATATTTGGCGATACTGAAAGGCGCGCAACGCACGCTATGTGCCGGGCATTCTTTATATATCCACTCAGGAAGTACGCCCAGATGCTTATATTGCTCAACAACGCGATCGGCGCGCGCCTTATCAATGCCCATGACAAACTCGGTCGCCGCAATGGCAATCATTGTCGGATTAAACACGTCTATTCGCGGGTCGCCTGATAATGACAACAACAGACCGGCATAATAGCGTTCATACAACGGCTTATCGCTTTCAACAACATCGATCAGCCCCGGTATATCGAAAGCGGCAAAATGAGTCTGACTCAGATTATTTTCAGAAATAGGTGTATCGATGTAGTTATCAGGCAAACCCAGTGCCTCCCGATCTGTCATTTCTGTCTGACAGATGGGTTTTAATTGAATGACCAATCTCACACTCCTTATGATATTGCTGATGAACCAAGTGGTTGATTATTTCTTCAAAAAAGTACTTATATCGGAAAGCTTGATAATTTTTTCGACAAGTTCCTTTTCTGAACCGGAGATAATGGCAAAACCATATCTTGTTGATGAAGATTTCGTTTCGGGAATCAGATCATTCAATTTATAGTCAAATTTCAACAGCAACAGTTTTTCACCGCATCGGCTACGGATCTCATCCAGAAAACTGGTACTGATTAATTCACCGCCGTCCCCGTGAAAATAAATAATTGACGCATTTTTCTGATAATGAATATCTACAGGGAGATGGACCGGTTCTCCCAGCAGGGCATTCATATTTTCTTTAATAATGTCATAGCCCGATGATTCACTGATCAGAACAGGGATTCTGTCTCCCCCCACACGCGTATGTGATTCGATTAAAAACACCTGCTGATCCTGAATTTTAAACTCGGTATGCGAGGCGCCATTCTGGTAACCAGCCAGACTCAGCATTGCGCGGGTAGCGCTATACACATTTTCGGCCTGATGGACTGACAACTCAGCCGGAAATGTGTGGCTTATTTCAAAAAAATAAGGCTGACCGGACGTCACTTTTTCCGTAATGCCAACAGGATAGTGCTGTCCATTACAGGAAATAAACTCCACGCTGTACTCATTACCGCCAACGAAAGTCTCAGCCAGCAAGGGGAAATCTTGAATATTTTCAAGTTCGTTGATGTGACTTATTTTTCTGATATTGTTGCTACCCATTCCATCATGGGGCTTAAGAATAATATCACTGCCGACCTGCTCAATAAAATGAGCGATCTCCTCCCTGGAATTAACCTCTTTCCAGGCGGTGGAGTGATGTGTCAACTTTTCCAATAGCGACCTGAAAGCGAATTTGTTCTTAAAGGCGTGAACCGCCTGAAAATTTAGCCCGTTAACTTCCAGCGCTTCGGCCAGTTTCGCCACTTTCTCCTGATGTACTTCTTTATGAGAATAAATCAGATCAAAACCATATCGCTTACAATGAGAGGAAATAACATCATCCAGTTTGTTGACATGTGATAATTTCATCGCCATCTGACAGCGACTGATGCTTATCTCATTAAAGTCGTCATCATTAAAATAATACAGATACAGTGCGTGCCCCTGATCAACCACCAAATCCACCAGAGCATCCCACCCGCCAATCAATGCGACCTTTTTCATATTATTACTCGCAGTAGAATTTGTTGATTACACTGTTGATTCTGGCGCGTAACAGCGGTTCGTTTGACGCTGCGATGGCAAAGTCGGCAATCGTATCGCCTGTCATATAAGGCGCATGTAATTGATCGCCGATTTGCTTTTTGATCACGCAGAATTTAACCCAGTCATCGCTGAAATCGCTGATATTGGATAAACGGGAAATCGTCATTGGGCGGGGATGAAACTGCAACCAGCCGCCGTATTGCAATGTCGGGTTCGGCGCCAGGCTAATGGCATCGCCAAGCTGAGACTGGGCCATCGCCTTATTAAGATCAACGCCGGATAACTGGTAAATGGTTTCGCTGATAGCGCCGCCGCCGACGCGCTTGGCGACTTCGCCAAACACCACTTCCCCCTCCGGCGTATAGAAATATTCGCTGTGGGTGACGCCATCACGGATATTAAAGGCTGAAATAACCTGTCGGTTCGCCTGATAAATCGCCGTGGATACCTCAGAATTCGACAGCATAATAGCCGCCCGGGGTTTGGCATCGGTAAATTGCATCGGTGAAGACAAGTATTCGAAGCCTACCTGAAACAGAATAACGCCATCGGCAATAACGGTATCGACGTGGAATACGCTGCCTTCGATGTAGGTTTCTATCAGATAAGTATCGAGATCCGTGTCCTGTTGCAGCAGCTCGGCAATGACGGCGCGCAATGCCTTCTCGTCATTTACCCGCCATATCCCGCGCGACCCCATGCCGCTACGGGGTTTCACCACCAGCGATACGCCTTGCGATAAAGCGGCGGCGCATTCCGCATAATCGCAGGCCGGCCACTGTTGGGGCACATTCAACCCATGCGCTTTCGCTATCCCGTGCATTACGGCTTTGTCGCGCACGCCGACAATATCCTGATAACGATCGCCACCACACCCGATAATTTCACGTATTTGGGCCGCAGGTAATAACAGCCGCTCGGAACAGGCAATCACTCGGTGGAAAGGCGTTTTGGCATGCAGTGCGACAGCAAAATTAATCAGCCCGTCATCGTCGTTATCGGTATCCCATACATGTATTTCATCAAAAAAGGCTTTATCAAATTGCGATATTTTTGATGCATTGGTGACGACAACGATAAAGTAGTGAGCACGATCAAAAACCGAGCCCCCTTCTTTCGACAAATACTGCGCCATTCCTCCGCGATCGAGAATCAACAGACGTTTTTTCATGACACCCTCGTCAATTCAAATCCATGCAAAGATTATTCGAAAACCCGCGTGCTCTACTGTCCGCATACGCCGTCAAGAGGCGCCGGTGTCCACCTTCGACCATTCGTAATCGTTGGTGCCGGAAGGAAAGACCGTCACAACACATTCATCCGCGGATAATTCACGCGCCAGTAGTGTGGCCGCCAGCCAGTTCGCACCCGAAGAGGAGCCGACCTTTAATCCGGTCAGGGCATAAATCTGTTTTACGGCGTCGATGGATTGCTCGAAACTGTAATGAAAATGCCCCGTTACCACCGGTTCGTTTTCTCTGACAAAACGTTGTTTAATACCGTAGCCGACACCGCCGGAGCCGAGATATTTCGGCAAGCCGTTGGGTTCGCTGAAACTACCGTAAGGCAATTCCGATGGCGTAATACCGTATATTTCGCACTCCGGCCAGGTTTGTTTTAGCCCCAGCCCGGTGCCAATCAGCGTTCCGGCCGTTCCCATCGAGGCGCACCAGGCACTCACGTTTTGTACGCCGTGCCGACGTAATTGTTCGGTAATTTCAGCCGCGGTCTGAAGCCGATGAAATTCAGGGTTTGCCTGATTTTCATGCTGATAAAGAAAAGTGAGAGACGGATTTTTTTCAGCCAGCGCTTTGGCTTCTTCAATCACCTGATAAAACCCTGCTTTCGCCGGAACTTTAACCAGCGTCGCGCCGCAGTTTATCATTTGCTGTTGAAGGGAATCGGGGGTCTTATCCAGTAATACCAGCGTCAGTTTAATACCCATTTGCTGGCAAATTTTCGCCAGACAAACGCCTAATGTTCCCCCGGTATATTCAATGATATGTGTCTCTTTTAGTTCCGCATCCGATTTTTCAGCGACAACGCGGGACATCATTGCATATACCGTGCGGGCTTTTATTGTCTCGGAATAATTCTGGTTTTCGAGTTTTACAAAAACCTTTCCCCCTTGCTGAAAACGCGATGGGATCTGAATCAGCTCGGTACGTGTGACCAAAGACTTAAAGCTATTCAGAATATCAACGGCTTTTGCCTTGAAACTTCCTTGTTCGCTCACGGTATTATTCCTTAATCTAAGGTTACGTTAATATGCAAGGCGCAGTTCATCAAAGGCAGCCTGACAGCGTGATTGCACGCCCGGCTCAGTCAATTCTGTTCGCCCATCCAGTTGAGTAAAATCCGGGCCGCCAGAAGCAATATGTTCAATAAGGCAATTAGCACCCAATGCTCTGACCACGGCTCGAATCGCATCACATGTCTGGGTGCTGCTTCTTATACCGCCGCCCGTGCTTGCCACTATTACCGACTTTCCTGAAAAGATACCTTTTTGCAAGTGGTCCAACGCATTCTTGAATGCGCCGCTAATCGTGCCGTGATACGTTGGGCAAGCCATGAATATCACGTCTGATTTCTGAATTTCCCCGACAAAGCGTCGAACATTTTCATTGGGGTGATGTTCTATCTCACAACCATAAACCTCGGGATCCATAAAAGGTAAAGGGTTATCCCGAAGTGACCAGTAGGCCTGCCTGGCGTCATTTCCCAGCAATGAAGAAAAATAACGAATAATGGCATCGGTCTGCGAGTCATCTCTTAAACTTCCATTAAAAAATAATATGTTCATAGCGATCAAATTGATAAAGTGTGATGTGTGTGTTCTTTTTTGGCTTTCAGATAATCCAGGTTATTTTCATTCGAGTGACAACCGGTGTTTTTCATCTCAACAACCGTGATGCCATAGGCGCGAAGCTGCTTTGCTTTATCCGGATTATTAGTAATCAAGCTGATACTGGTAACATTTAACGCCTTGAGCATTTGTGCAGCTGATTCATAATTTCGCAAATCATCCGGAAATCCCAACTCGTTATTTGCTTCATAGGTATTCATGCCTTTTCGCTGCAGCTCATAGGCTTTCAGTTTATTAATCAAACCAATGCCGCGCCCTTCCTGACGTAAATACAGCAGAACGCCGCCGGAGGCAGACAATGATTTTAGCGACTCATGCAATTGTGGACCGCAATCGCAGCGTAATGAACCGAATACATCGCCCGTCAAACATTCGGAATGCATTCTGACCAAAACATGACTTTTATTTTCAACATCACCGAAAACGATAGCGATATGTTCCTTTCCGTCCACCAGATTTTCAAATCCATAAAACTGGGCGCCGTTATCCGACCAATCCCCAATGGTAATAGGAATCTGAACTTTACTGGCGACCAAAACTTCATGTGCTGCCTGATGACTATCACTCATGATCGACGTCCTTGTTTGTTACACATCCTGATTAAAAGGGGATGACAAGAATCAACGCATGGAAAGCGTGCTTCCGTAGAACTTAAAAAATGTTTTAAAAAATAAAATGTTAAACGTGCCGGATTAAAAATCGGGTAACACGATCAATAAACAAAAAACAAACATTTCGTTAACCAAAATTAGCTTCGCGTATTTTTGTTGTCAAATAGAAAAAATATAAAAGATTAATAAGAACGTTTATGAAATATGAATATTTATTTATTTCAACAAGATATGAGTTTATAGAATAGGGTTTCACGACAAAGAATAAAATAATTAAGAATTATCTCAATCCATTTGTTTGCGTATATTCATTGTAAAAAATAAATATACCATGTGTTATTAATTTGATTTGATCTATTTTACTTAAAATAAATTCATATCCATCTATTTCCAAACCTGAATGGTGCCAATAAAAAAGCCCCCGCTCTGGAGCACAGGGCAGGGGCTAACTCAGATGGAGTCCTTACAGATCCCTGACACAAAAAAGCCAACATCAACTATCGAAACTTTAGGTTTCCATTGATGCTGGCTATTTTAATTTTTACGACGGAAAAAACCTTACTCCACCGTCACCGATTTCGCCAGGTTACGCGGCTGGTCCACGTCGGTGCCTTTGATCAGCGCCACGTGATAAGACAGCAGTTGCAACGGCACGGTGTAGAAGATCGGCGCAATCACCTCTTCCACGTGCGGCAGCTGGATGATCTTCATCATGTCGCTATCGGAGGTGAAGCCGGCCTGTTCGTCGGCAAACACGTAGAGTTCACCGCCGCGGGCGCGGACTTCTTCGATGTTGGATTTCAATTTTTCCAGCAGGTCGTTGTTGGGCGCCACCACCACCACCGGCATATCCGCGTCGATCAGCGCCAGCGGGCCGTGTTTCAGTTCACCCGCCGCATAGGCTTCCGCATGGATATAGGAGATTTCCTTGAGCTTGAGCGCCCCTTCCATCGCGATCGGGTACTGGTCGCCGCGACCGAGGAACAAGGCGTGGTGCTTGTCGGAGAAGCCTTCCGCCAGCGATTCGATCAGCTTGTCCTGCGACAACATCTGTTCGATACGCGCCGGCAGCGCCTGCAAAGCGTGCACGATATCGTGTTCGATACGGGCATCCATACCGCGCAGACGACCGATACGCGCCACCAGCATCAGCAACACCGTCAATTGGGTGGTGAACGCCTTGGTGGACGCCACGCCGATTTCCGTACCGGCGCGGGTCATCAGCGCCAGATCCGATTCACGCACCAGCGACGACCCCGCCACGTTGCAAATCGCCAGCGAACCCAGATACCCCAGCTCTTTCGACAAACGCAAAGCCGCCAGCGTATCGGCGGTTTCGCCGGACTGGGACAGGGTGATCATCAGGCTGTTGGCGCGCAGCGCCGGTTTGCGATAGCGAAATTCCGAGGCGATTTCCACGTCGCACGGAATCCCCGCCAGCGACTCGAACCAGTAGCGCGACACCATGCCGGAGTTGTAAGAGGTACCGCAGGCGATGATCTGGATATGCTGGACTTTTGCCAGCAACGCATCGGCTTGCGGACCCAGTTCGGACAGGTTGATCTCGCCGTGGCTGAAACGCCCTTCCAGGGTGTTTTTGATCGCCAGCGGCTGTTCGTAGATCTCTTTCTGCATGTAGTGACGGTACGCGCCTTTGTCGCCGGCGTCGTACTGTACTTTCGATTCAATCTCGTCGCGATTAACGTCCTGCCCCTGGCGATTAACGATACGCACCGTACGACGGGTAACTTCGGCGATATCGCCCTCTTCCAGAAAGATGAAGCGACGGGTTACCGGCAGCAGGGCCAGTTGGTCGGAGGCAATGAAGTTTTCACCCACGCCGCGGCCAATCACCAGCGGACTGCCGGAGCGCGCGGCGACCAGCACGTTAGGGTCGCGGCTATCCAACAGCACCATGCCGTATGCACCGCGCAGCTGCGGAATAACGCGCTGCACGACGTCCAGC
The DNA window shown above is from Dickeya dadantii NCPPB 898 and carries:
- a CDS encoding WD40 repeat domain-containing protein, whose translation is MIHTAPISGIAAYKNRYVATAGYDNRLILWDAQTHNAIAMGTHDHLVNQCAFSPCGTKLVSASSDYSARIWQLPEMRLQKVINFHQDDVLKADFSPSGEYIATCSYDCTLTVSDLDGNLVSRMVGHENIIESFDWSHDSLTLTSVGMDGTVRTWDIKTGEQINIVSNGNTDIDAIAHISAKTKIVGDNEGYISLIREDGETKIKAHNSAVKKIAINKDASLFATTSYDGRLIIWELVGYDQLEKVNETELPKIAWPRSVAFLDDNTLVIGTFASSYLAWNPYTKQWMNSELIPSQSLNSIHIEGDDIYAIGDAGRTLKNGQDIGGPGSLCNFITRFKSRLVCGGQTATLYDAVTGEKLYDLDSPINCGVSFSSNDDTLLAVGTYSGNIFVFSENERFEYVTVIKAHSNAIKGISYDGTSLFGGCADGELSIIDPDKLAIVKVIHGAHDGILNDCSPFAHGFATISRDLHLGLWGNNDNTSKVKSRHTNSIKCVAASDDGLFIACGSYVGVVDIYSVADKKWIGLPKRPTHAGISSLCWSNKKNAFFASSYDGKYYQVNVTE
- the glmS gene encoding glutamine--fructose-6-phosphate transaminase (isomerizing) → MCGIVGAVAQRDIAEILLEGLRRLEYRGYDSAGLAVVNGEGQVSRLRRLGKVQVLAQAAEEQPLVGGTGIAHTRWATHGEPSEQNAHPHVSEHIIVVHNGIIENHEPLRELLVSRGYRFVSETDTEVVAHLVHWEQQQNGGSLLDVVQRVIPQLRGAYGMVLLDSRDPNVLVAARSGSPLVIGRGVGENFIASDQLALLPVTRRFIFLEEGDIAEVTRRTVRIVNRQGQDVNRDEIESKVQYDAGDKGAYRHYMQKEIYEQPLAIKNTLEGRFSHGEINLSELGPQADALLAKVQHIQIIACGTSYNSGMVSRYWFESLAGIPCDVEIASEFRYRKPALRANSLMITLSQSGETADTLAALRLSKELGYLGSLAICNVAGSSLVRESDLALMTRAGTEIGVASTKAFTTQLTVLLMLVARIGRLRGMDARIEHDIVHALQALPARIEQMLSQDKLIESLAEGFSDKHHALFLGRGDQYPIAMEGALKLKEISYIHAEAYAAGELKHGPLALIDADMPVVVVAPNNDLLEKLKSNIEEVRARGGELYVFADEQAGFTSDSDMMKIIQLPHVEEVIAPIFYTVPLQLLSYHVALIKGTDVDQPRNLAKSVTVE
- a CDS encoding ATP-grasp domain-containing protein, producing MKKRLLILDRGGMAQYLSKEGGSVFDRAHYFIVVVTNASKISQFDKAFFDEIHVWDTDNDDDGLINFAVALHAKTPFHRVIACSERLLLPAAQIREIIGCGGDRYQDIVGVRDKAVMHGIAKAHGLNVPQQWPACDYAECAAALSQGVSLVVKPRSGMGSRGIWRVNDEKALRAVIAELLQQDTDLDTYLIETYIEGSVFHVDTVIADGVILFQVGFEYLSSPMQFTDAKPRAAIMLSNSEVSTAIYQANRQVISAFNIRDGVTHSEYFYTPEGEVVFGEVAKRVGGGAISETIYQLSGVDLNKAMAQSQLGDAISLAPNPTLQYGGWLQFHPRPMTISRLSNISDFSDDWVKFCVIKKQIGDQLHAPYMTGDTIADFAIAASNEPLLRARINSVINKFYCE
- a CDS encoding pyridoxal-phosphate dependent enzyme, with the protein product MSEQGSFKAKAVDILNSFKSLVTRTELIQIPSRFQQGGKVFVKLENQNYSETIKARTVYAMMSRVVAEKSDAELKETHIIEYTGGTLGVCLAKICQQMGIKLTLVLLDKTPDSLQQQMINCGATLVKVPAKAGFYQVIEEAKALAEKNPSLTFLYQHENQANPEFHRLQTAAEITEQLRRHGVQNVSAWCASMGTAGTLIGTGLGLKQTWPECEIYGITPSELPYGSFSEPNGLPKYLGSGGVGYGIKQRFVRENEPVVTGHFHYSFEQSIDAVKQIYALTGLKVGSSSGANWLAATLLARELSADECVVTVFPSGTNDYEWSKVDTGAS
- a CDS encoding ATP-grasp domain-containing protein, encoding MEHILFIETRGMNPTGILNAAIARGYHPVIATVQGDEWRQRLREQHIEATLLTVPCLAPQDILAALPFRPVAVITLSDQYIEIGADVARQLDLPHTPVDVLVSCRDKQATRKLVAATTVKQPAFARIESRENMHDVVLSELVGFPLIFKPLLGHSSLGVHKFYAQSDVDDFFRQETDRFDFPYIVEHLIEDAELISVEGFVDRIGVHFLGCSSRLLGGEGDCVELGGIFPYRPFEALLYQASREIIRAIDMSFGAFHIEYLVRDNQVYLVEVNPRFPNGPAPSNISRALGGSLDDVIIDLFVNGFSASRPIPKYVSIARALYSEQGGTITNIHVPDDIDADVFISSSTPFKVNRIRSNADRFGFVITASDDVALLDDKVNAIMKQIAIEIG
- a CDS encoding formylglycine-generating enzyme family protein, encoding MRLVIQLKPICQTEMTDREALGLPDNYIDTPISENNLSQTHFAAFDIPGLIDVVESDKPLYERYYAGLLLSLSGDPRIDVFNPTMIAIAATEFVMGIDKARADRVVEQYKHLGVLPEWIYKECPAHSVRCAPFSIAKYPVTNAEYRAFLLETKHTGLPSSWRLGQFPVEKANHPVYSVTLDDIEKYIAWLNRKTQGNYRLPTEAEWELAASGGVPREFPWGDVFDASRLNTVETGIYTTTPVGMFPGGQSPFGVMDMAGNVEEYVADDYYVYPGGERQKDHLNETTETYRVARGGSFARFADLARNARRHGKFPRFDREIFAMGFRLAQS
- a CDS encoding NADPH-dependent FMN reductase, which gives rise to MNILFFNGSLRDDSQTDAIIRYFSSLLGNDARQAYWSLRDNPLPFMDPEVYGCEIEHHPNENVRRFVGEIQKSDVIFMACPTYHGTISGAFKNALDHLQKGIFSGKSVIVASTGGGIRSSTQTCDAIRAVVRALGANCLIEHIASGGPDFTQLDGRTELTEPGVQSRCQAAFDELRLAY
- a CDS encoding ATP-grasp domain-containing protein, whose translation is MKKVALIGGWDALVDLVVDQGHALYLYYFNDDDFNEISISRCQMAMKLSHVNKLDDVISSHCKRYGFDLIYSHKEVHQEKVAKLAEALEVNGLNFQAVHAFKNKFAFRSLLEKLTHHSTAWKEVNSREEIAHFIEQVGSDIILKPHDGMGSNNIRKISHINELENIQDFPLLAETFVGGNEYSVEFISCNGQHYPVGITEKVTSGQPYFFEISHTFPAELSVHQAENVYSATRAMLSLAGYQNGASHTEFKIQDQQVFLIESHTRVGGDRIPVLISESSGYDIIKENMNALLGEPVHLPVDIHYQKNASIIYFHGDGGELISTSFLDEIRSRCGEKLLLLKFDYKLNDLIPETKSSSTRYGFAIISGSEKELVEKIIKLSDISTFLKK
- the ribA gene encoding GTP cyclohydrolase II, with amino-acid sequence MSDSHQAAHEVLVASKVQIPITIGDWSDNGAQFYGFENLVDGKEHIAIVFGDVENKSHVLVRMHSECLTGDVFGSLRCDCGPQLHESLKSLSASGGVLLYLRQEGRGIGLINKLKAYELQRKGMNTYEANNELGFPDDLRNYESAAQMLKALNVTSISLITNNPDKAKQLRAYGITVVEMKNTGCHSNENNLDYLKAKKEHTHHTLSI